In Streptomyces puniciscabiei, a single genomic region encodes these proteins:
- a CDS encoding ATP-grasp domain-containing protein: MHIVVINRWPRFQEGPRWDFSMGRFEELIDHERHQVSYVVDAVGATGVLADPEQIADLVEVEDLNDFEAVRGAVQRITDHLGPVDRLVAVSEATLGVAAEVRAALDIPGPRPEDVALYRNKLRMKEAAAKAGIRVPRFASCDNPESAVDFARMIGFPLILKPLSGAGSRGVHRVEDEATLTTLLDQIDTGDYELEEFIDGPIYHVDGFAGEDSQIPFMAVSRYIGDCLAFEAGRQPLGSVVVQDSPLRDRVHEFARQCVSGLGMTSMPFHLELFVTAGGDLVFLEIAGRIGGAEVPYLTDKLFGVNLFELWLDALCEGGATVPPQTGDPSGGWLIIPKPAGLPAEVVSVTSMRDRFATIWRELVPTPGEVMQPGGSYDAVHSGRFILIGDESAVAEDIRKIIADFRIETAPVPQ; the protein is encoded by the coding sequence ATGCACATTGTCGTCATCAACCGGTGGCCGAGGTTCCAGGAGGGGCCGCGCTGGGACTTCTCGATGGGCCGCTTCGAGGAGCTCATCGACCATGAGCGGCACCAGGTCAGTTACGTGGTCGACGCGGTCGGCGCCACCGGAGTCCTTGCCGATCCCGAGCAGATCGCCGACCTGGTCGAGGTCGAAGACCTCAACGACTTCGAGGCAGTTCGCGGAGCGGTTCAGAGGATCACGGACCACCTCGGCCCGGTCGACCGGCTCGTAGCCGTGTCGGAGGCCACGCTCGGTGTCGCGGCCGAAGTCCGCGCGGCACTCGACATCCCCGGTCCGCGACCCGAGGACGTGGCCCTCTACCGGAACAAGCTGCGGATGAAGGAAGCCGCGGCGAAGGCCGGTATCCGCGTGCCTCGGTTCGCTTCCTGCGACAACCCCGAGTCCGCAGTGGACTTCGCGCGGATGATCGGATTCCCACTGATACTCAAGCCGCTGTCCGGCGCGGGGAGCAGGGGGGTGCACCGCGTCGAGGACGAGGCCACGCTCACGACGCTGCTGGATCAGATCGACACCGGGGACTACGAACTCGAGGAGTTCATCGACGGGCCGATCTACCACGTGGACGGGTTTGCCGGCGAGGACTCGCAGATCCCGTTCATGGCGGTGTCCCGCTACATCGGCGACTGCCTCGCCTTCGAGGCCGGCCGGCAGCCCCTCGGCTCCGTCGTCGTCCAGGACTCCCCGCTGCGCGACCGTGTGCACGAGTTCGCCCGGCAGTGCGTGTCGGGTCTGGGCATGACCTCCATGCCGTTCCACCTCGAGCTCTTCGTCACGGCCGGGGGGGACCTGGTGTTCCTGGAGATCGCGGGCCGGATCGGCGGGGCCGAGGTGCCGTACCTCACGGACAAGCTCTTCGGGGTCAACCTCTTCGAGCTCTGGCTGGACGCCCTGTGTGAGGGCGGGGCGACGGTCCCGCCGCAGACGGGCGACCCGTCCGGCGGCTGGCTGATCATCCCGAAGCCCGCCGGACTGCCGGCCGAGGTCGTCTCGGTGACCTCCATGCGGGACCGCTTCGCCACGATCTGGCGGGAGTTGGTACCGACCCCCGGCGAGGTGATGCAGCCCGGCGGTAGCTACGACGCGGTGCACAGCGGGCGGTTCATCCTCATCGGCGACGAGTCGGCTGTGGCGGAGGACATCCGGAAGATCATCGCCGATTTCCGGATCGAAACCGCTCCGGTGCCGCAGTGA
- a CDS encoding LLM class flavin-dependent oxidoreductase, producing MNPLRLHWCSPPDTGQAKPTDPYNMGKLDMGEVRDFVQEADELGVDSLLFGISKRLPDPIPVIGALSQVTDRVTFMLAYRPGLMTPPLFAQVVNTLSWMTDGRIALNIVSGTSPAEQAGYGDFLSHDERYARCNEFLEILRGLWEGESPLSYDGQHYTLKDTELGLGYSGGVRPQIYLSGASAVAQQTALALGDCWLRYGDTPEALAQASRPLVEGGCRVGTRMHVLARPTREEAVAELAELVRNPNEDHKEWVRHALSTTDSEAVTSSYKLANSAVDEWLSPYIWTGAVAYRGGPALCIVGSYEEVAQYIYSYKAAGISEFIFSGWPTRDEMRNFFTHVAPLIRRLEAEAS from the coding sequence GACACGGGACAGGCGAAGCCCACGGATCCCTACAACATGGGCAAGCTCGACATGGGGGAAGTCAGGGACTTCGTGCAGGAGGCCGATGAACTCGGCGTCGACAGCCTGTTGTTCGGGATCTCCAAGCGACTGCCCGATCCGATCCCGGTGATCGGGGCGCTTTCGCAGGTCACTGATCGTGTCACGTTCATGCTCGCCTATCGGCCGGGCCTGATGACACCGCCGCTCTTCGCTCAGGTCGTCAACACTCTCTCCTGGATGACGGACGGGCGCATCGCCCTCAACATCGTGTCCGGTACCTCTCCCGCGGAGCAGGCCGGATACGGCGACTTCCTCAGCCATGACGAGAGGTACGCGCGCTGCAACGAGTTCCTGGAGATCCTCCGGGGTCTCTGGGAGGGCGAGTCACCGCTGAGCTACGACGGGCAGCACTACACGCTCAAGGACACGGAGCTCGGCCTCGGATACAGCGGCGGAGTGCGGCCACAGATCTACCTCAGCGGGGCCTCGGCCGTGGCGCAGCAGACCGCGCTGGCCCTGGGGGACTGCTGGCTGCGGTACGGAGACACCCCTGAGGCCCTGGCACAGGCCAGCCGGCCGCTCGTCGAAGGCGGGTGCCGCGTGGGTACCCGCATGCACGTGCTGGCTCGTCCCACCCGCGAGGAGGCCGTGGCGGAGCTTGCCGAGCTCGTGCGCAATCCGAACGAGGACCACAAGGAGTGGGTCCGCCATGCGCTCAGCACCACCGACTCCGAGGCGGTGACGTCCTCCTACAAGTTGGCGAACTCCGCGGTCGACGAATGGCTCTCGCCCTACATCTGGACGGGTGCCGTGGCCTACCGCGGGGGTCCGGCCCTGTGCATCGTCGGGAGCTATGAAGAGGTGGCCCAGTACATCTACAGCTACAAGGCCGCGGGTATCAGTGAATTCATCTTCTCGGGGTGGCCGACCCGGGACGAGATGAGGAACTTCTTCACTCATGTCGCTCCCCTGATTCGCCGTCTTGAGGCAGAGGCGTCCTGA